From the Cyanobacterium sp. T60_A2020_053 genome, one window contains:
- the nrtS gene encoding nitrate/nitrite transporter NrtS has protein sequence MKQQIISYGKDLINPQCAKKAIPVALFVGTTLFMINHGTALIKGEMNQERWTSALLSYIIPYFVSIHGQWSSKQKPPPKAGRFQSQDQN, from the coding sequence ATGAAACAACAAATAATCAGCTATGGCAAAGATTTAATTAACCCTCAGTGCGCCAAAAAAGCCATTCCTGTCGCTTTATTCGTGGGTACAACTTTATTTATGATTAACCATGGCACAGCATTAATCAAAGGAGAAATGAACCAAGAAAGATGGACTAGCGCCCTCCTTAGCTACATAATACCCTATTTTGTGAGCATTCACGGGCAGTGGTCAAGCAAACAAAAACCCCCTCCCAAAGCAGGGCGTTTTCAAAGTCAGGATCAAAATTGA
- a CDS encoding NAD(P)-dependent oxidoreductase yields MNKNQIAFLGLGVMGAPMTINLAKNGYNIKAWNRTEKRPSTQLVKEKGITVTATIAEAVADAEIIFTCLGDVPDVEEVIFNRGGITENAPAKSLIVDFSTIGSQGAKNIAQGLQEKGFRFLDAPISGGDIGAQNGTLTVMVGGKETDFQQCLPYFQAVGKNIVYCGDTGSGQAVKLCNQVLVSLYMVGICEALQLAKTQNINPQLVVDVCGTGAAASWALSNLAPKIIAEDYQPGFMIQHILKDLRLVAEISGDDVSSLGTKLARQLFQKAGELNDGQGLQEGTQAMMKAYLTDVTH; encoded by the coding sequence ATGAATAAAAATCAAATTGCCTTTTTAGGTTTAGGGGTGATGGGCGCCCCTATGACCATCAATTTAGCTAAAAATGGTTACAATATCAAAGCATGGAATCGCACGGAAAAGCGCCCTTCAACCCAGTTAGTAAAGGAAAAAGGAATCACCGTCACAGCAACCATTGCCGAAGCCGTGGCGGATGCAGAAATAATTTTTACCTGCTTAGGAGACGTGCCGGATGTGGAAGAAGTTATATTTAATAGAGGGGGAATTACGGAAAATGCCCCAGCCAAAAGTTTAATCGTTGATTTTAGCACCATTGGCTCCCAAGGAGCGAAAAATATCGCCCAAGGTTTACAAGAGAAAGGTTTTAGGTTTCTCGATGCGCCCATTTCTGGGGGTGATATTGGCGCACAAAATGGCACTTTAACTGTTATGGTGGGAGGAAAAGAAACAGATTTTCAGCAATGTTTACCCTATTTTCAAGCAGTGGGCAAAAATATCGTTTATTGTGGCGACACAGGAAGCGGACAAGCTGTCAAATTGTGTAATCAAGTGTTAGTATCGTTATATATGGTGGGCATTTGTGAAGCGTTACAACTGGCAAAAACACAAAATATTAACCCCCAGTTGGTGGTGGATGTTTGTGGCACTGGTGCAGCCGCTTCATGGGCGTTAAGTAATCTTGCCCCGAAAATCATTGCCGAAGATTATCAACCCGGTTTTATGATTCAACATATTTTGAAAGATTTACGTCTAGTAGCAGAAATTTCGGGAGATGACGTTTCCTCTTTAGGCACAAAATTAGCCCGTCAATTATTCCAAAAAGCTGGTGAATTAAATGACGGGCAAGGTTTACAAGAAGGCACTCAAGCAATGATGAAGGCTTATTTAACTGACGTTACGCACTGA
- a CDS encoding fructosamine kinase family protein, which produces MWTEIISALHRYTDFELVKTISVGGGCINQAYRLQGKNNSYFVKLNQPSAVDMFRVEAFALQEIYHTDTIKVPQPICWGATDKHSYLILQWLDMTKGNSQGWQKMGQNLALLHRVEGAEFGWGENNTIGTTPQINDYHHNWAEFFAEKRIGYQLKLARVKGAGFGNTEKIINAVYNQLSTHQPQPSPLHGDLWGGNAGFLSTNEPLIYDPAFYYGDREADIAMTELFGGFPPAFYQGYNQQWALNQGYQQRKIIYNLYHILNHFNLFGSTYSAQAQAMINQII; this is translated from the coding sequence ATGTGGACAGAAATTATCAGCGCCCTTCACCGTTATACTGATTTTGAATTAGTAAAAACCATCAGCGTTGGTGGTGGTTGTATCAATCAAGCCTACCGTTTACAGGGCAAGAATAACAGCTATTTTGTCAAACTAAATCAGCCTTCCGCCGTTGATATGTTTAGGGTGGAAGCCTTTGCTTTACAAGAAATATATCACACCGATACTATAAAAGTACCACAACCCATTTGTTGGGGTGCTACCGATAAACATAGTTATCTTATTTTGCAATGGTTGGATATGACTAAAGGTAATAGTCAAGGGTGGCAGAAAATGGGGCAAAATTTAGCACTTTTGCATCGGGTGGAGGGCGCTGAATTTGGCTGGGGGGAAAATAACACCATCGGCACTACTCCCCAAATTAACGATTATCATCATAATTGGGCGGAATTTTTTGCCGAAAAAAGAATTGGTTATCAATTAAAACTCGCTAGGGTGAAGGGCGCCGGTTTTGGTAATACTGAAAAAATTATCAACGCTGTATATAATCAACTCTCAACCCATCAACCCCAACCTTCCCCACTACATGGGGATTTATGGGGAGGAAATGCTGGATTTTTAAGTACAAATGAACCATTAATTTACGATCCTGCCTTTTATTATGGAGACAGAGAAGCAGATATAGCCATGACAGAATTATTTGGCGGTTTTCCCCCGGCTTTTTATCAAGGGTATAATCAACAATGGGCGTTAAATCAAGGTTATCAACAGCGCAAAATCATTTATAATCTCTATCACATCCTCAATCACTTTAACCTTTTTGGCTCAACTTACAGCGCCCAAGCACAAGCTATGATTAATCAGATTATTTAA
- a CDS encoding RNA polymerase sigma factor, RpoD/SigA family: protein MPTAKVNAMDKKKVNTVDMVRTYLQEIGKVPLLSHEQEIVFGKQVQMMMSLYGEKESLAEKLDREPTWEEWAEVVNQTPADLKKLIYQGKRAKQKMIEANLRLVVAIAKKYQKRNMEFLDLIQEGSLGLERGVEKFDPTKGFKFSTYAYWWIRQAITRAIAQQARTIRLPIHITEKLNKIKKTQRELSQKLGRSPNQAEIARALDLEPAQIREYFSIARQPISLDVKVGDNQDTELSELLEDEGLSPDKYITQESMRHDLHRLLDELTPQQQEVVKLRFGLDDGRELSLAKIGQRMSISRERVRQLEQQALAHLRKKRGSVKEYIVTA, encoded by the coding sequence ATGCCCACCGCAAAAGTTAATGCAATGGACAAGAAAAAAGTTAACACCGTTGATATGGTGCGGACTTATTTACAAGAAATTGGCAAAGTACCCCTTTTAAGTCATGAGCAGGAAATTGTCTTCGGCAAACAGGTGCAGATGATGATGTCTTTGTATGGTGAGAAAGAAAGTCTTGCTGAAAAGTTAGATAGAGAGCCGACTTGGGAGGAGTGGGCAGAGGTTGTCAATCAAACTCCTGCGGACTTGAAAAAGTTAATTTATCAGGGTAAACGCGCCAAACAAAAAATGATTGAGGCGAATTTGCGTCTGGTGGTTGCCATCGCTAAAAAGTATCAAAAGCGCAATATGGAATTTTTGGATTTGATCCAAGAAGGTAGTCTTGGTTTGGAAAGAGGGGTAGAAAAATTTGATCCTACTAAGGGTTTTAAGTTTTCTACTTACGCTTATTGGTGGATTCGTCAAGCCATTACCCGTGCGATTGCCCAACAAGCGAGAACTATTCGCCTACCTATTCATATTACTGAAAAATTAAATAAAATTAAGAAAACTCAACGGGAGTTATCTCAAAAGTTGGGTAGAAGCCCCAATCAAGCTGAAATAGCAAGGGCGCTGGATTTAGAACCTGCTCAAATTCGTGAGTATTTCAGTATTGCCCGTCAACCTATTTCCCTTGATGTAAAAGTGGGGGATAATCAGGATACAGAATTATCTGAGTTGTTGGAAGATGAGGGTTTATCTCCTGATAAATATATTACTCAGGAATCTATGCGCCATGATCTACACCGTTTGTTGGATGAGTTAACACCCCAACAGCAGGAAGTGGTAAAACTTCGTTTCGGTTTAGATGATGGCAGGGAGCTATCTCTTGCTAAAATTGGTCAGAGAATGAGTATTAGTAGAGAAAGGGTAAGACAGTTAGAGCAACAAGCATTGGCTCACTTGCGCAAAAAGCGCGGTAGTGTGAAGGAATATATCGTTACTGCTTAG
- a CDS encoding DUF3038 domain-containing protein has protein sequence MMNENPAPSTPSPLEYNLSLIYLGILSLEIETRLNVIPQNKTDLNFVVDNVIKLLKKNQELLYRVVSLWEQIETLQSDQEYYGTIKDYIENFKESVENYEKFKLNLPSDKIKDIALNTLTELLFYSGISGEKLLRNKLENLLPQG, from the coding sequence ATGATGAATGAAAATCCAGCGCCCTCTACCCCATCTCCATTAGAGTATAATTTATCATTAATTTATCTAGGTATATTATCACTAGAAATAGAGACAAGATTAAATGTAATTCCTCAGAATAAAACTGACTTAAATTTTGTCGTTGATAATGTGATTAAACTTTTAAAAAAAAATCAAGAATTACTTTATAGAGTAGTTTCTTTGTGGGAACAAATCGAAACTTTGCAGTCAGATCAAGAATATTATGGCACTATAAAAGATTATATAGAAAACTTTAAAGAATCAGTGGAAAATTACGAAAAATTTAAACTAAATTTACCCTCTGATAAAATCAAAGACATTGCACTTAATACTTTAACAGAATTACTATTTTATAGCGGTATATCAGGAGAAAAGTTATTAAGGAATAAATTAGAAAATCTATTACCACAAGGATAG
- the petG gene encoding cytochrome b6-f complex subunit PetG: MIEPLLLGIVLGLIPVTLMGLFVAAYRQYKRTNEIGVE; this comes from the coding sequence ATGATTGAGCCTTTATTACTCGGTATTGTTTTAGGTTTAATTCCTGTCACCCTGATGGGATTATTTGTGGCGGCGTATCGTCAATACAAACGTACCAATGAAATTGGTGTAGAATAA
- the accC gene encoding acetyl-CoA carboxylase biotin carboxylase subunit — protein sequence MSFSKILIANRGEIALRIIHSCEEMGIATVAVHSTIDRHSLHVKLADESVCIGPPSSNKSYLNIPNIISAALTRGAEAIHPGYGFLAENARFAQICADHQLHFIGPRPESIIAMGDKSTAKKTMQQAGVPTIPGSKGLLTDAQEALRVAAEIGYPVIIKATAGGGGRGMRLVKQEADLVRLFNAAQGEAEAAFGNGGVYLEKFIELPRHIEFQILADSYGNVVHLGERDCSIQRRHQKLLEEAPSAVLNPKLRQKMGNAAVKAAKSINYVGAGTVEFLVDKYNNFYFMEMNTRIQVEHPVTEMITGLDLIREQITIAQGERLSFRQQDVELRGHAIECRINAEDPNHDFRPHPGKIIAYLPPGGPGVRMDSFVYPDYEIPPYYDSLIGKLIVWGKDRETAIKRMKRALRECAITGVPTTIDFHRQILDHPEFLAGNVYTNFVERNFLN from the coding sequence ATGTCGTTTTCAAAAATCCTCATTGCTAATCGAGGCGAAATCGCCTTACGAATTATTCACAGTTGTGAAGAAATGGGCATAGCTACCGTGGCAGTACATTCCACCATCGACCGCCATTCTCTCCATGTTAAATTAGCAGATGAAAGCGTATGTATCGGGCCACCGTCTAGTAATAAAAGTTATCTCAATATCCCCAACATTATTTCTGCTGCCTTGACGAGGGGCGCTGAAGCTATCCATCCCGGCTATGGTTTCCTCGCTGAAAATGCTCGTTTTGCCCAAATTTGTGCAGATCACCAACTCCATTTTATTGGTCCTCGTCCTGAATCCATTATTGCCATGGGAGACAAATCCACCGCAAAAAAAACCATGCAACAAGCCGGAGTTCCCACCATTCCCGGTAGTAAAGGCTTACTAACCGATGCACAGGAAGCCCTCAGAGTAGCGGCAGAAATTGGCTACCCCGTCATTATCAAAGCCACGGCTGGGGGAGGGGGTAGAGGAATGCGCCTCGTGAAACAAGAAGCTGATTTAGTCAGGTTATTTAATGCCGCGCAAGGGGAAGCAGAGGCTGCTTTTGGTAACGGGGGAGTTTATTTAGAGAAATTTATCGAGTTACCGCGCCATATTGAGTTTCAAATTCTGGCGGATAGTTATGGTAATGTGGTTCATCTAGGGGAAAGGGATTGTTCGATTCAGCGCAGACATCAGAAATTATTGGAGGAAGCGCCCTCCGCCGTTCTCAATCCCAAATTAAGACAAAAAATGGGTAATGCTGCAGTGAAAGCGGCTAAATCAATCAATTATGTGGGCGCTGGTACGGTAGAATTTTTGGTGGATAAATACAATAACTTCTACTTCATGGAAATGAATACCCGTATCCAAGTAGAGCATCCCGTCACGGAAATGATTACGGGATTAGACTTAATTCGAGAACAAATCACCATTGCGCAAGGAGAACGTTTATCTTTTCGTCAACAAGACGTAGAATTAAGAGGTCATGCTATTGAATGTCGTATTAATGCCGAAGATCCAAACCATGATTTTCGACCTCATCCGGGCAAAATTATCGCTTATTTACCCCCCGGCGGTCCGGGAGTGCGCATGGATTCATTTGTTTATCCTGACTACGAAATCCCCCCTTATTATGACTCTCTCATCGGCAAATTGATTGTTTGGGGTAAAGACAGAGAAACAGCTATTAAACGTATGAAACGGGCGCTGAGGGAGTGCGCTATTACTGGTGTACCTACCACCATTGATTTTCATCGTCAGATTTTAGATCATCCTGAGTTTTTGGCGGGGAATGTTTATACTAACTTTGTGGAGCGAAATTTCCTTAATTAG
- a CDS encoding DUF2993 domain-containing protein — protein MSNHQKKSDLIARFLSPAIKLWVRSQLDSLEDFSIHIEAKDRDILKGKIKSVTIEAKQVIYKGICVNQALLNTINIEVNLGSILRGKPLKLLHPIYIVGEINLNEKDLQESLKSNLLTQGLTDFVKLLLQHEAIIETEIFNHNIKWNYINLEHNFITLNGNIIKTSSQEKSITIKTKLMIDNSQKLLFDSLYIEGIEEINNKTISNFVINLGNDVELEKLIIDKNHLLCSGKIKVVS, from the coding sequence ATGAGTAATCATCAAAAAAAATCCGATCTCATTGCCCGTTTTCTTTCCCCAGCCATTAAACTATGGGTAAGGTCTCAATTAGATTCTTTAGAAGATTTTTCCATCCACATTGAAGCAAAAGATCGAGATATACTAAAAGGAAAAATTAAAAGCGTAACCATTGAAGCCAAACAAGTAATTTATAAAGGAATTTGTGTTAATCAAGCCCTATTAAATACTATAAATATTGAAGTTAATTTAGGAAGTATATTGCGAGGAAAACCTTTAAAATTATTACATCCTATTTATATTGTAGGAGAAATCAATCTTAATGAAAAAGACCTACAGGAATCTTTAAAATCAAATCTTCTAACACAAGGTTTAACAGATTTTGTTAAATTATTATTACAACATGAAGCTATCATAGAAACAGAAATATTTAATCATAATATTAAGTGGAATTATATTAACCTAGAACATAATTTCATTACTTTAAATGGTAACATAATTAAGACTTCCTCTCAGGAAAAATCAATAACCATCAAAACTAAATTAATGATTGATAACAGCCAAAAGTTATTATTTGATTCCTTATATATTGAAGGTATTGAGGAAATTAATAATAAAACCATCAGTAATTTTGTAATTAATCTAGGCAATGATGTGGAATTAGAAAAATTAATAATTGACAAAAATCATCTATTATGCAGTGGAAAAATTAAAGTAGTCAGCTAG
- a CDS encoding ParA family protein: protein MGYIISTVNMKGGVGKTTLTVNLATCLANNFKKKVLVLDLDSQISATLSLLPPQEFGQLRKKRKTLSYLIDGVIQPNPYAKLTVQDIITKSVCEVDTLELLPGDIELYDEFLVSEMLHKEAVEAGKTDHFERVWNNFERVLIDTIIHPVVEEYDFIIMDCAPGYNLLTRSALAASDFYLLPARPEPLSLVGIQLLERRIKNLKKSHEERDPLSLELLGIVFVLSETGLFGRSDRYYSQVKKRVEQDFTQNKIFATDIPMDVNVAKAVDMFTPVVLSAPSTSASKAFVKLTEDFLTKINKN from the coding sequence ATGGGTTACATTATCAGCACAGTAAATATGAAAGGGGGAGTAGGTAAAACAACTTTAACGGTTAACCTCGCCACTTGTTTAGCCAATAATTTTAAGAAAAAAGTTCTTGTTTTAGACCTAGATTCACAAATCAGCGCCACTCTCAGCTTATTACCTCCCCAAGAATTTGGACAGCTACGCAAAAAAAGAAAAACCCTCAGTTACCTAATAGATGGGGTAATTCAGCCGAATCCCTATGCCAAATTAACCGTTCAGGATATTATCACTAAATCAGTGTGTGAAGTTGATACCCTAGAATTATTACCGGGTGACATTGAACTATATGACGAGTTCTTGGTATCGGAAATGCTACATAAAGAAGCAGTAGAGGCAGGAAAAACTGATCACTTCGAGCGAGTTTGGAATAATTTTGAACGGGTTTTAATTGATACGATTATTCACCCAGTCGTAGAAGAATATGACTTTATCATTATGGATTGTGCCCCCGGTTATAATCTTTTAACCCGTAGCGCCCTTGCCGCCAGCGATTTTTACTTGTTACCAGCGCGCCCCGAACCACTCTCTCTCGTTGGGATTCAGCTATTAGAGCGCCGTATTAAGAACTTGAAAAAAAGTCATGAAGAAAGAGACCCTCTCAGTTTAGAATTATTAGGTATTGTTTTTGTTTTATCAGAAACAGGACTATTCGGTAGATCAGATCGTTATTACTCCCAAGTTAAAAAGAGAGTTGAACAAGATTTTACTCAAAATAAAATTTTTGCCACCGACATTCCCATGGATGTTAATGTCGCTAAAGCCGTAGATATGTTTACCCCTGTCGTGTTATCAGCGCCCTCCACCTCAGCCTCGAAAGCCTTTGTTAAGTTAACAGAAGACTTTTTGACAAAAATTAATAAAAACTAA
- the wcaF gene encoding colanic acid biosynthesis acetyltransferase WcaF, with product MSENLSDSAEPILDAKPYINLSQYRQPNFDRGRPQWFIFLWWLIEGIVFPLTPHNFYGIRRGLLKLFGAKIGQGVVIRPSARILFPWKVEIGDYSWIGDNVYLYSLNEIKIGCHSVISQNSYLCTGSHDINDIHFSLTTAPIAIGNGVWVASDCFIAPGVKIGANTVIGARSTVLKNIPHEVIAWGSPCQVRQKRSLN from the coding sequence ATGTCTGAAAATCTGAGCGATTCTGCCGAACCAATTTTAGATGCCAAACCATATATTAATTTGAGCCAATATCGACAGCCAAATTTTGACCGTGGGCGCCCTCAGTGGTTTATATTTTTATGGTGGTTAATTGAAGGTATTGTGTTTCCCCTTACTCCCCATAACTTTTATGGCATTAGAAGAGGATTATTAAAATTATTTGGAGCAAAAATTGGGCAAGGAGTAGTGATACGCCCCAGCGCCCGTATCCTTTTCCCGTGGAAAGTCGAAATAGGCGATTACAGTTGGATTGGCGATAACGTCTATTTGTATAGCTTAAATGAAATCAAAATCGGTTGTCATAGCGTTATTTCTCAAAATAGCTATCTCTGCACAGGAAGCCATGACATTAACGATATTCACTTTAGTTTAACCACAGCGCCCATCGCCATTGGTAACGGTGTCTGGGTAGCCAGTGATTGTTTTATCGCCCCGGGTGTCAAAATTGGTGCTAATACTGTAATTGGGGCAAGAAGTACGGTATTAAAAAATATTCCCCATGAAGTCATAGCGTGGGGTAGCCCTTGTCAAGTCAGACAGAAAAGGTCTTTAAATTAA
- a CDS encoding serine/threonine protein kinase — MFKPISDLVKSLNKDSGELLANRYKIGSMVGRGAMGQVYKAEDQNFNGTIVAVKFLSQALLDDKMRERFQREARISALLGEQSPHIVRVKDYGLDQSQVPFYVMEYLEGYDLDQLIKNKPLSLAKFLSLTRQICLGLECAHNGILVNNELAPIIHRDIKPSNIFLAKDPQITHFVKILDFGIAQIHNPEETQSQKSFMGTPQYCSPEQMAEDELKPTSDIYSLGVLMYEMLTQTTPIESEAHNFQAWYRAHNEFTPKKLPSYLELPQDLSTMIMACLEKKPQNRPQNIGEILRLITALDREFNQSKNTQTNKILSPLETIYNQSKWPDDKPQKKIVFPTITEAQEGNFASLWTMLETQEVNIFQEKSTFCFTHFMCQENPHPMILWVNLLYNRQYEPKWLPCYLDIKTDLGYQIATTLVNQKRYDILLFELGRINRYKEKLPIKISAEKLKQLQGFLLKTSSWQGKKQPDASKILLKKQFESVKTTILSAVSRRKFH; from the coding sequence ATGTTTAAACCTATTTCTGACCTAGTAAAATCTCTCAACAAAGACTCAGGAGAGTTATTGGCAAATCGCTATAAGATAGGCAGTATGGTAGGGAGGGGCGCTATGGGTCAAGTATATAAAGCAGAAGACCAAAATTTCAATGGCACTATAGTAGCAGTTAAATTTCTCTCTCAAGCCCTCTTAGATGATAAAATGCGCGAACGTTTCCAGCGAGAGGCAAGAATCAGCGCCCTCCTCGGTGAGCAAAGTCCCCACATTGTGAGAGTAAAAGATTATGGTTTAGATCAAAGTCAAGTACCTTTCTATGTCATGGAATATTTGGAAGGATATGATTTAGACCAATTAATCAAAAATAAACCTCTTTCCTTAGCTAAATTTTTATCTTTAACACGACAAATTTGTTTAGGTTTGGAGTGCGCTCATAATGGCATTTTAGTCAATAATGAATTAGCGCCCATCATCCATCGAGACATCAAACCAAGTAATATTTTCCTCGCCAAAGACCCTCAAATAACTCATTTTGTCAAAATACTTGATTTTGGTATCGCTCAAATTCACAACCCAGAAGAAACACAAAGTCAAAAAAGTTTTATGGGCACACCGCAATATTGTTCTCCTGAACAAATGGCAGAAGATGAGTTAAAACCCACTTCCGATATTTATAGTTTAGGGGTGTTGATGTATGAAATGTTGACCCAAACAACTCCCATCGAATCGGAAGCCCATAACTTTCAAGCATGGTATCGGGCGCATAACGAATTTACCCCCAAAAAGTTACCCAGTTACTTAGAATTACCTCAAGATTTATCCACGATGATTATGGCTTGTTTGGAAAAAAAGCCTCAAAATAGACCTCAAAATATTGGAGAAATATTACGTCTAATTACTGCCTTAGACAGAGAGTTTAATCAATCAAAAAATACACAAACAAATAAAATATTATCTCCTTTAGAAACTATTTATAATCAGAGTAAATGGCCCGATGATAAACCACAGAAAAAAATTGTTTTTCCTACCATTACCGAAGCACAAGAGGGAAATTTTGCTAGTCTTTGGACAATGTTAGAAACCCAAGAAGTTAATATATTTCAAGAAAAATCAACCTTTTGTTTTACTCATTTTATGTGTCAGGAAAATCCTCATCCGATGATTCTATGGGTTAATCTACTGTATAATCGTCAATATGAACCAAAATGGTTGCCTTGTTATTTAGATATAAAAACTGATTTAGGTTATCAAATTGCTACTACTTTAGTTAATCAAAAAAGATACGATATTCTATTATTTGAGTTAGGAAGAATCAATCGATATAAAGAAAAATTACCGATAAAAATTAGTGCAGAAAAGTTAAAACAATTACAAGGGTTTTTGTTAAAAACTTCTTCTTGGCAAGGGAAAAAACAACCCGATGCCAGTAAAATTCTTTTGAAAAAGCAATTTGAATCAGTTAAAACTACTATTCTTTCTGCGGTGTCTCGTCGTAAGTTCCATTAG
- a CDS encoding transporter substrate-binding domain-containing protein, translating into MWSKLFLGVFFSIFFGIFNPVKGAETIEMTYTPLSFSLDISSLENFANTGEINAQLRQYTKSLDKESLAVNQLSNLSAEDLTASYGKNPPVAIIPPRLNPPDSQSQSIIDDIKSKGVLKVAFPQNTPPFGFVDGEGRWGGYCGFLTREFTTYLQEKLNLDFELNISHFPVSSTSNFNLVKNNQVHFECGTNVIDSQQDKVAFSVPFFVTGNKFLVSNTSNLNPNQSLNNYNIAVVKNSRHNNFIRAKYPQAKTTFKDCIFAIYPPCNELHG; encoded by the coding sequence ATGTGGTCTAAACTTTTCTTAGGAGTATTTTTTTCTATCTTCTTCGGTATATTTAATCCGGTGAAGGGCGCTGAAACTATCGAAATGACTTACACGCCCTTGAGTTTTTCCCTTGATATTAGTAGTTTAGAAAATTTTGCCAACACAGGAGAAATTAATGCACAATTAAGACAATATACCAAGTCTTTAGACAAGGAAAGTTTAGCAGTTAATCAACTTAGTAATTTGTCGGCGGAGGATTTAACCGCTAGTTATGGCAAAAATCCCCCTGTGGCAATTATTCCCCCTCGTTTAAATCCTCCTGATAGTCAAAGTCAATCTATTATTGACGATATTAAGTCAAAGGGGGTGTTAAAGGTAGCTTTTCCTCAAAATACCCCTCCTTTTGGTTTTGTGGATGGTGAAGGGCGCTGGGGGGGATATTGTGGCTTTTTAACCAGAGAATTTACTACTTATTTACAAGAGAAATTAAACCTTGATTTTGAGCTTAATATTTCTCATTTTCCTGTTAGTAGTACCAGTAATTTTAATTTAGTTAAAAATAATCAAGTTCATTTTGAATGTGGTACAAATGTGATTGATAGTCAACAAGATAAAGTTGCTTTTTCTGTACCTTTTTTTGTTACGGGTAATAAATTTTTAGTATCTAATACTTCTAACCTTAATCCTAATCAATCTCTCAACAATTATAATATTGCTGTGGTTAAAAATTCTCGTCATAATAATTTTATTAGGGCAAAATATCCCCAAGCAAAAACTACTTTTAAAGATTGTATCTTCGCAATTTACCCACCGTGTAATGAATTACACGGCTAA